A region of Syntrophobacterales bacterium DNA encodes the following proteins:
- a CDS encoding sel1 repeat family protein, whose protein sequence is MKRFTGFILMVFIAVIVGCAGSHYQKGIKNYRPEDAAAAVRELLPLAESGRADAQFNLGSLYYQGWGLPQDYQEAVRWFRKAAEQRHLHAQATLGTIYAEGVQGVIAKDYPQALMWFIFAAAQGDAEAMEFRNTLAAKMTPAQITEAQRMAREFKPEDSYVKLYRDLKSLAEKGDAAAQLKVGLMHYQGRGAVKDLGEALQWFRKSALQGNALAQANVGYMYDLGEGVPQNHVEAAEWYLKAAERGNAQAQFTLGSMYEKGLGVQQDEVQALLWFNLAAAQGFGKAKAARDRITVWMSPEQIAEAQRLAREFRVLGK, encoded by the coding sequence ATGAAACGTTTCACCGGGTTTATTCTGATGGTGTTCATTGCGGTTATCGTTGGCTGCGCCGGTTCCCACTATCAAAAAGGGATAAAAAACTACAGACCGGAGGATGCGGCGGCTGCGGTGCGGGAGCTCCTGCCGCTCGCCGAGAGTGGCAGAGCCGATGCGCAGTTTAATCTGGGGTCTCTTTATTACCAGGGATGGGGGCTGCCCCAGGATTATCAGGAAGCGGTTCGCTGGTTTCGCAAGGCTGCCGAACAGCGCCACCTCCATGCGCAGGCAACTTTGGGCACAATCTATGCCGAAGGCGTACAGGGGGTGATCGCGAAGGACTATCCCCAGGCGCTCATGTGGTTTATCTTCGCCGCTGCCCAGGGCGATGCGGAAGCAATGGAATTCAGAAACACGCTGGCCGCCAAAATGACGCCGGCGCAGATTACCGAAGCGCAAAGAATGGCCCGGGAATTCAAGCCGGAAGACTCGTATGTGAAGCTGTACCGCGACTTGAAATCCCTTGCTGAAAAGGGAGATGCCGCTGCCCAGTTGAAGGTCGGCCTGATGCATTACCAGGGCCGCGGCGCGGTGAAGGATTTGGGCGAGGCCTTGCAGTGGTTCAGAAAATCCGCCCTGCAGGGCAATGCTTTAGCGCAGGCAAATGTCGGGTATATGTACGATCTGGGCGAAGGCGTTCCGCAAAACCATGTGGAGGCGGCAGAATGGTACCTTAAGGCCGCCGAAAGGGGCAATGCCCAGGCCCAGTTCACTTTGGGTTCCATGTATGAAAAGGGGTTGGGCGTACAACAGGACGAAGTACAGGCTCTGCTGTGGTTCAACCTCGCCGCCGCGCAAGGTTTTGGAAAGGCCAAAGCGGCGCGGGACCGCATAACTGTCTGGATGTCGCCCGAGCAGATCGCCGAGGCCCAGCGTCTGGCCAGGGAATTCAGGGTATTGGGGAAATGA